A single region of the Nocardioides aurantiacus genome encodes:
- a CDS encoding AtpZ/AtpI family protein, translating into MSRSDCYSHAAMSSPGAERDEAPRGDPWHAFGYIVAGVLFYGLLGWLADQWLGTSFVVALGILIGAGLGIYMTIARFDALPRQHGKN; encoded by the coding sequence GTGAGCCGCTCCGACTGTTACTCTCACGCCGCGATGTCCTCACCAGGTGCCGAACGAGACGAGGCACCCAGGGGCGACCCGTGGCACGCCTTCGGCTACATCGTCGCGGGAGTCCTGTTCTACGGACTGCTGGGATGGCTGGCCGACCAGTGGCTGGGTACGTCGTTCGTCGTGGCCCTGGGCATCCTCATCGGTGCCGGCCTCGGCATCTACATGACCATCGCCCGTTTCGATGCGCTGCCCCGGCAGCACGGAAAGAACTAG
- the atpB gene encoding F0F1 ATP synthase subunit A — translation MTGLVLRAAEGGEGGFEAPGPASFDLPPVFSVAGVGVTKPMLQLVLGAVLVFGFLYLAARKRAMVPGRLQFAGEQAYSGVRNGVGRDIIGSRDFMPYVPYLVAMFFFILINNWFAAIPFIQFPTFSRASMAYALAGLSWLVYNAVGIRKHGFLGYLKLQCVPSGVGVALLPLLIPLEFFSNLIVRPVTLALRLFANMFAGHLLLILFAVGGEYLVLHSDNWFYPVAGVAAWIMAIAVSFLELLVQFLQAYVFVLLNATYIAGALADEH, via the coding sequence GTGACCGGACTTGTCCTCCGCGCCGCCGAGGGCGGCGAGGGTGGATTCGAGGCCCCCGGCCCGGCCAGCTTCGACCTGCCCCCCGTGTTCAGCGTCGCGGGCGTCGGCGTCACCAAGCCGATGCTGCAGCTGGTCCTCGGCGCGGTCCTCGTCTTCGGCTTCCTCTACCTCGCGGCCCGCAAGCGCGCGATGGTCCCCGGGCGGCTCCAGTTCGCCGGCGAGCAGGCCTACAGCGGCGTCCGCAACGGCGTGGGCCGCGACATCATCGGCTCGCGCGACTTCATGCCCTACGTGCCCTACCTGGTCGCGATGTTCTTCTTCATCCTGATCAACAACTGGTTCGCCGCGATCCCGTTCATCCAGTTCCCGACCTTCAGCCGGGCCTCCATGGCCTACGCCCTGGCCGGTCTGAGCTGGCTGGTCTACAACGCCGTCGGCATCCGCAAGCACGGCTTCCTGGGCTACCTCAAGCTCCAGTGCGTGCCCTCGGGCGTCGGGGTGGCGCTGCTGCCCCTGCTGATCCCGCTGGAGTTCTTCTCCAACCTCATCGTCCGACCGGTCACGCTGGCGCTGCGACTCTTCGCCAACATGTTCGCCGGCCACCTGCTGCTGATCCTGTTCGCGGTCGGTGGCGAGTACCTCGTGCTGCACTCGGACAACTGGTTCTACCCGGTCGCCGGCGTCGCCGCCTGGATCATGGCCATCGCGGTCAGCTTCCTGGAGCTGCTGGTGCAGTTCCTCCAGGCCTACGTCTTCGTGCTGCTCAACGCGACCTACATCGCCGGCGCCCTCGCCGACGAGCACTGA
- the atpE gene encoding ATP synthase F0 subunit C, whose protein sequence is MGGSLNMVGYGLAAIGPGIGIGLIFAAYINGVARQPEAQGRLQSIAILGFALAEALAIIGIALAFVIQ, encoded by the coding sequence ATGGGTGGCTCGCTTAACATGGTCGGCTACGGTCTGGCCGCTATCGGCCCCGGCATCGGCATCGGCCTGATCTTCGCCGCCTACATCAACGGCGTCGCCCGTCAGCCCGAGGCCCAGGGCCGGCTGCAGAGCATCGCGATCCTGGGCTTCGCGCTCGCCGAGGCGCTCGCGATCATCGGTATCGCGCTCGCGTTCGTGATCCAGTAG
- a CDS encoding F0F1 ATP synthase subunit B, producing the protein MSYPIPMSAEPSPLAVEPVEVIVALVVFAILFFLIRKFVVPTFEKTFAERTSAIEGGLKAAETKQAEADAKLHELEQQLADARHEAARIREEAREQGAQIVAEMRDQAQSESTRIVEHGKSQIEAERQQALTSLRAEVGALATSLAGRIVGESLEDDDRSSRVVDRFLADLELHEGARSAGDTTGGSTTSGGSV; encoded by the coding sequence ATGTCGTACCCCATCCCAATGTCGGCGGAGCCGAGCCCGCTCGCGGTAGAGCCCGTCGAGGTCATCGTCGCGCTCGTCGTCTTCGCGATCCTGTTCTTCCTGATCCGCAAGTTCGTCGTGCCCACGTTCGAGAAGACGTTCGCGGAGCGGACGTCGGCGATCGAGGGCGGGCTCAAGGCGGCCGAGACCAAGCAGGCCGAGGCCGACGCCAAGCTCCACGAGCTCGAGCAGCAGCTCGCGGACGCCCGCCACGAGGCGGCGCGCATCCGTGAGGAGGCGCGCGAGCAGGGCGCCCAGATCGTGGCCGAGATGCGCGACCAGGCCCAGTCCGAGTCGACCCGCATCGTCGAGCACGGCAAGTCCCAGATCGAGGCGGAGCGCCAGCAGGCGCTGACGTCGCTGCGGGCCGAGGTGGGCGCGCTCGCCACCTCGCTCGCCGGTCGCATCGTGGGCGAGAGCCTGGAGGACGACGACCGCTCCTCGCGGGTCGTCGACCGCTTCCTGGCCGACCTCGAGCTGCACGAGGGCGCCCGCTCCGCGGGTGACACCACGGGCGGCAGCACCACCTCCGGAGGTTCCGTCTGA
- a CDS encoding F0F1 ATP synthase subunit delta: MARSDLRGPSADALADLTQKLGQGGTDAAGLSQVGDDLFAVAGVLRREASVRRMVTDVSTESRAKSGLVRQLLDGKVGAPALDLVADAVERRWTRPRDLADALEHLGVVAVVDSAGDDAERLSDELFTVGRLLEQEPDLRSALSDPARSTQDKAALLRSLLEGRTLPATLRLTEQALAGTERTVSIAIEEYQKIAADAHGARVATVRVAKELTAGDEERLAAALGRQYDRPVHLNVIVEPGLIGGMRVEIGDDVIDGTVASRLDDARRRLAG, encoded by the coding sequence ATGGCACGTTCCGATCTGCGCGGGCCGTCGGCGGACGCCCTGGCCGACCTGACCCAGAAGCTGGGCCAGGGCGGCACGGACGCGGCCGGCCTCTCGCAGGTGGGCGACGACCTCTTCGCGGTGGCCGGCGTGCTGCGGCGCGAGGCCTCGGTGCGCCGCATGGTCACCGACGTCTCCACCGAGTCCCGGGCCAAGTCCGGCCTGGTGCGTCAACTGCTCGACGGCAAGGTCGGCGCCCCGGCGCTCGACCTGGTCGCCGACGCGGTGGAGCGTCGCTGGACGCGCCCCCGCGACCTGGCGGACGCGCTGGAGCACCTCGGGGTGGTCGCGGTCGTGGACTCGGCCGGGGACGACGCCGAGCGTCTCTCCGACGAGCTCTTCACCGTCGGCCGGCTGCTGGAGCAGGAGCCGGACCTCCGGTCGGCGCTGTCCGACCCGGCCCGTTCGACGCAGGACAAGGCCGCGCTGCTGCGGTCCCTGCTCGAGGGCCGGACCCTCCCGGCGACCCTGCGCCTGACCGAGCAGGCCCTCGCGGGCACCGAGCGCACCGTCTCGATCGCCATCGAGGAGTACCAGAAGATCGCGGCCGACGCCCACGGGGCGCGGGTCGCGACCGTCCGCGTCGCCAAGGAGCTCACCGCCGGCGACGAGGAGCGGCTCGCGGCCGCTCTCGGCCGTCAGTACGACCGTCCGGTGCACCTCAACGTCATCGTCGAGCCCGGCCTGATCGGCGGGATGCGCGTGGAGATCGGTGACGACGTCATCGACGGCACCGTGGCCAGCCGCCTCGACGACGCCCGTCGTCGGCTCGCCGGCTGA